AACACAACCGTGGAAAACACCATACGCCTATCACTAGAGGAGTCGTGAAATGAACGTTGGGCAGCTCCGTGCTGGAATGATGCCATTGTCAAGAGAGAGATCTATGTGTGCTGGCAGTGAAAAGGCAGGTTGCACAAGAGTGTGAGGAGAAGGtggacatttttgtaaaaaagtgGGTTGGCGTATGCAAACAGAAGGCAATATGTTGAATGTTCACCAAGCTGCTCGTGATGGTGACCCCCAAAGAGGTGGGGATAGAGGGCACTTGGACTTTATGTACAcacccaaatatattttttaatgagcatATATTAGTCTAAAAACccgaaaaatacaaataaaaacaaatcatgattagtaaaatgtttcataatcatttaaaaatttcttaacatAATGAATGATGGGTATAGCTCTAATTTATCAGTCCTTATTCATACAAACAATGTATGAATTAAAGTAACCACTATTATGGATGAACAGCATAATCAGAGTTTTCATTTGGTCATAACTTCCTTTCCAAACTCTGGGGCATAGTGTCACAACCAAGGACAAGAACCAACTCACTCCACCAAGCCTGTGTCAGAAAACGCCCCGTGTCTCCTGGCAGCCACCACTGACTAGCAGGTGCCTGAGCAGACAGAGCAACTATAGGAGAAGGACTGGCCGGATCCCCGAAGGATTCCTCTACCCTTGCCAGGGGAATTCCTCTGAAGATTCAATGACTTCAGTGTTTCTCCCCAATCAGGTTTACAAAAGGAGCCAAGATGCTCATCCAGGGAAAAACAGGGATATCCTCTGGTAcagagaacagaaggaaaagggaTCAGCTGGAACGTCTCTGGATTTTAGAAGGAAGATGTTCGCAAGGGCAGGAGACATTTGTAACAGGTCTCAGTCAGGGTCAGATGAGGGGGCAGCTCACAGGCCTCTTGGCTACCCCTCCCCACATTCCATCTATGCAGTGGGCCTCTCCAACACTCTACCTCTATCATTTCTTTAGGGGCTGGAGGCTGGTCCCAACAGCCCAAGCCAGGAAACAGGGACAGGATCCTGGAGCGATTACCAATAGCAACCAGATTATTATAAAGGTGGGaaaaacagtggcttaaaaaatggggggaaaaggacTAAATTTTCCGAAATGCGaaattttccttctacctttctcGATCATTTGCATAATTTTTGTCAAGTCCAAATGTAATTTATAGTGAGGTAGGTAGTTTCTCTCTACTCCTGCCTTCATCTTTTGGTGAACGTCCAGGCCTGTGCAATGAAAGCACTAGTGTCCCGTCCAGGGATTGGTGGAGCTTCTCAGTTGGCTATTTTCTCAATCTCGTCCAAGTCATCCGTGTCcaatctttctattttcttatctgggagaaaaaataattcagagaggTCAACACGAGGTTACTGTGGAGACACAAACTTAGGGAAGGGACAGCacagcagggagagaggagaacaCAGGTCTCTGCCCTACCTAGGAACAAGCCCTGCCTCTGACTTCATCCATCCTTCATTTAACAGCAACGGCTTCTGGGGACTGAGAAGGGAGCACTGACAGCAACAGTCAGCCCCAGGCCCCCTCAGCCTGACCAACGGGGAAGTGTCATTTCAGTCCCTGACCCTGAAACTCTCCAGGTGTGCTCTTTAAGAACCTCCATATTGTACGGAAGGAGGGCAATGTGCCAAGGACAAGCCTCTCTCCAAAGCCTCTCTTGGGGCCACAGGAAAACCTACCATGCCCCGCACCCCCCGGACTTGCCCTGTGAGGAAAGGGCCCTGGCAGAGGACACTCCCGGGGACTCACTAAAATGCTCCTGGATTCTGTTCAGGATGTTCATGCTGTGTTTGCTGTCGACCATGTTCACTGCCAGGCCCCTCTTGCCGAAGCGGCCAGTGCGTCCGATCCGGTGCAGGTAGGTCTCATTGTCTGGGTTCCCGTCCTTGTCCACGGGAAGGTCAAAGTTGATGACGACAGACACCTGTTCAACATCAATACCTGCATGAAGGAGGGTTGGAGAAGAGTAAGGATGGGAGACAAATCTCACTGTCGCCCACAGTCAGGCCACGTACATCAACCCTGGGGAAAAGGAAGAGTCTAGGAAGGGCCAGCTCTGGGATTCAGGGACAAGTGGGACGTAGCAGAACCCACAGGAAAACCACAGAACTTCGGCGGGCGCTAAGAATATGATGAAGTCAGGAAGAGAGCCTCTGCTAAATACTAGTATCTGGACATGCAGCTGAAACCTCAGTGGGTACCCCAAGAAGAGCAGGCGCCATTCTAAACCAGCCTGTATGTTTCCTTCCAGCAAGTCAGGACTCGGGGCCTCTCTGAAAGTTCTTACCTGCTGAGAGAATCCAGTCTCCCCTAGAAAAGAATGTCACCACCAACCCCACCAGATCGCCCCCAAACCATCTGAGCTTTTCATATGTGTGGATTTCTCTTGCTATCCCAAGCCTAGCAGACCAGGACACATTCTCTGCTCACCACGGGCACACACGTTGGTGGTCACCAGAACCTTCTCTTTGCCCTCTCGGAAGCGCTCAATCACTGCAGCCCTCTGCTCCACCATCATTTCACCACTCAGCAGAGCCACCTGGTGGCCTTCTTTTGAGAGCTCTGCTGCCAACCAACTAGCTGTTTTGCGGgtctggaaggaagaaaacatttgagaaattaaggtactgtatttccccgaaaataagacctagctggaccatcagctctaatgcgtcttttggagcaaaaattaatataaggcctggtattatattatattattatttatattatattatattatattatattacattatatattatattatattataccgggtcttacagtaaaataagacagggtcttttattaattttagctccaaaagacgcattagagctgactggctaggtcttattttcggggaaacacggtacctgaaGAGAATATATTTTTGGTCTGAAAGACTCTACCTGAACTTTAGTAGCTAAGGGTCAAATTTCCTGAAATGTTAACATGATGATGTAACAGGAAGTAATAATGTCATCTGTAGAGTaatcttacaaaaatatttaacctatatcacgggggtggcggggggggtAAAATCAGGAATTCTACTTACTGACCTGGACTCTTTAAGATGTCCATGTCATGAAAGGTGGAGAAACTGTTCTAGATTAAGGGAGTTTCAAGAGACTTACAACTAAATGCAACTATCTTTGATTGGCTCTTAGGTTTAACAACAGCAACCAAAAGCAATAAAGAACCTTTGTGATACAAGTGGGGAAACTGGAATATGGATGAACTGTATAGGGGATAACATCATTGTATCATGGTTAAAGGTGTCATAATGGTAGTGTGGTTATGTAGGAGCATGTCTCATTCTTAGACAATACTTAGGTATGAATTGCCATGATGTCTACAACTACCTTTGAAATGACTCAGCAAAAAGCAGAAGTACAGATATATCACACAAGCATAAGGATACAGCAAATGTGGTTAAATGTTGATAACAAGTGAAGGGCataaagtgttcattttattttttccttttctgaaagtcTGAAAGTCTCAATCTGAAGTTGGGGGAGGGATGCCATGCTAAAATTACAAGTCTTCCAACAACAGAGTAAGAGCTGTCTTATTTTTACATCTGTTAACAgcattttgaagttttcttcagAGATCTTagtattttttgctattataaatagaatcTATCTTTCCATTTTCTAACTATTTACTATTTGAGACTGGTAActagttattttatattaattttacaacCAACCATcttgtttagtttatttttcttacaaatgcCAGCTgcttcttttgggttttctaatAATATACCTCCTACAAATATAAAGTTTAGGGGCTCTATGCCTAGGTAGCATATACCTCAGGACACTAAGAAGAAATTGCCTTTTACATCTTCACAAACTGTTTTCCCCTCTGGCCACACTGATGGAACCTGGTCCTCTTCAGCACTAAGGTGgggctgcctggggtggggggcaggacaACACCCTCCAGTGGAGCTCCTCCCCCAGGAggcctgctgctcctgctgctacTCACATGGCAGAAGATCATGGCTTGAGCAATGGTGATGGCCCCGTAGAGGTTACACAAGGCCTGGAACTTCTCGTCTCTGTTATTGCACAGGACGTAATACTGCTTGATGGTGTCCAATGTCTCCTCCTCGCGCTTCAGTTTGATAATGTTTGGATCTGGGACCACTTTCTGGGCAAATTTCCATACAGAGTCTTCAAAGGTGGCAgagaaaagcagcatctggcagTTCCTGGGCAGCATCCTGCAAGGGAAGGCCCAGGCATTTGGCATGAGCCTGAGTTTTTCACTGGAACAAACAGAAGCACAGCCTCCCCAGGCTTGGATGGTCTCCATCCCCAGGAAGGTGGCAGAGAGCAAGGAGCACTTCGGAGAGGAGACAGAAGCAGACATGGGGAAGGGACGGTGTGCTCTTAGACTCCCTGAGTCTCCTTCCTCCACCCAGGCTGACGTGGCCcatcaaataaatgctttggAAGGTTCTGAAGCAAAGAACCCAGCAGAAGAGAGAACAGGAGTTGGATACAGCAAGAggagacccagagaagaggaAGACTTTTTTCCTTGCTGATCAGAAGGCTGAGAAGTGCCTCCTGGCTCCAGACTCCTACCTTTGGATGCGGATGCTCTGATCTTGGTGGCCCTGAGTGGCTATCATCACGTCAGCCTCATCCAGAACAAACACCTTGATCTTCTTGGGGTCAATGAACTTGAGCTTGGCGCACCAGTCTAAGACAGTCCCAGGGGTGCCAATGACAATGTGCTCACTGATCTTCTGACCTCTTTCCACTGTGGAGACAAGATGTAGTCTAAGGGTATTTCCACTTTCTTGAAAATTAACAAAGAATGCCTATCTTTTCAATGAACACAATTGCCTGTATTTGCTGCCATGATAATATTtaagttttcaagaaaaaattagaattttggaaaacttttatgTCCCACTATAAGTTTGAAAGTTTCTGGATATGTATAAATGCCTCTGATGAGTTTGGTGTTGATATTAATGCATGCAATTAAAgtattttgtataataaaatgtgtcaacatttggaagatcagCTTAACTcattaaaacagtattttccaaatgaccaaggTATGatattagaaaatcatttttggGGCAAATGATGCATTGGAAGTGCAAGAGAAACAGAGGAATT
The DNA window shown above is from Rhinolophus ferrumequinum isolate MPI-CBG mRhiFer1 chromosome 15, mRhiFer1_v1.p, whole genome shotgun sequence and carries:
- the LOC117034429 gene encoding ATP-dependent RNA helicase DDX19A; the protein is MATDSWALAVDEQEAAVKSISNLQIKEEKVKPDTNGVIKTNATAEKTDEEEKEDRAAQSLLNKLIRNNLVDNTNQVEVLQRDPKSPLYSVKSFEELRLKPQLLQGVYAMGFNRPSKIQENALPMMLAEPPQNLIAQSQSGTGKTAAFVLAMLSRVEPAERYPQCLCLSPTYELALQTGKVIEQMGRFHPELKLAYAVRGNKLERGQKISEHIVIGTPGTVLDWCAKLKFIDPKKIKVFVLDEADVMIATQGHQDQSIRIQRMLPRNCQMLLFSATFEDSVWKFAQKVVPDPNIIKLKREEETLDTIKQYYVLCNNRDEKFQALCNLYGAITIAQAMIFCHTRKTASWLAAELSKEGHQVALLSGEMMVEQRAAVIERFREGKEKVLVTTNVCARGIDVEQVSVVINFDLPVDKDGNPDNETYLHRIGRTGRFGKRGLAVNMVDSKHSMNILNRIQEHFNKKIERLDTDDLDEIEKIAN